One stretch of Oceanipulchritudo coccoides DNA includes these proteins:
- a CDS encoding GntR family transcriptional regulator has product MHQRKPSLIEIPEDMPGSRNLRDQIYGQIKRRILSGRIAPGEHLREKALCEELEVSRTPLREALNRLGNEDLVIFRPHCGYLAAPISAEEARRLQELRRIVESKVAALAAVKASEEDIKLFRAAAEMPEIKAGDDASFVAFCQANARFHLLLAQCVDNHFLEQIVMSSLDQYQRPAYLGIGRVTDHKKPSKCHHDIVDAIEARDPTKAEVVMCGHVIGGSERIIAALIEAGY; this is encoded by the coding sequence ATGCATCAAAGGAAGCCATCGCTGATAGAAATCCCGGAAGACATGCCGGGGAGCCGAAACTTGCGGGACCAGATCTATGGACAAATCAAGCGTCGCATTCTCAGTGGCCGGATCGCTCCTGGGGAGCATCTCCGGGAGAAGGCGCTCTGTGAGGAATTGGAGGTTTCGAGGACGCCCTTGCGGGAGGCCTTGAACCGTCTGGGCAATGAGGACCTGGTCATTTTCCGTCCTCATTGCGGGTATTTGGCGGCACCAATCAGTGCGGAGGAGGCGAGGCGCCTGCAGGAGCTCCGCAGAATAGTTGAGTCCAAAGTGGCTGCGCTGGCGGCAGTCAAGGCGAGCGAGGAAGACATCAAGCTGTTTCGGGCAGCAGCGGAAATGCCAGAGATCAAGGCTGGGGACGATGCGTCCTTTGTCGCTTTCTGTCAGGCGAATGCCCGTTTCCATCTCCTCTTGGCGCAATGCGTGGACAACCATTTTCTGGAACAGATTGTCATGTCGTCCCTTGATCAATACCAGCGACCGGCTTATCTGGGAATCGGGCGGGTGACGGATCACAAGAAGCCGAGCAAGTGCCACCATGACATTGTGGATGCGATCGAGGCCCGTGATCCGACAAAAGCGGAAGTGGTCATGTGCGGTCATGTGATTGGGGGCAGTGAACGAATTATTGCCGCCCTTATTGAGGCGGGCTACTAG
- a CDS encoding SLC13 family permease, translating to MSNLPWKRIGLVLALTVFAGLFLFYNPVPDRPEVGKMAAIAAFMAILWITEAIPLAATALMPIVLFPLAGILDSGSIAKDYVNSIIFLFIGGFLIALSMERWNLHRRIALNIIYVIGRRADLLILGFMVACGFLSMWISNTATAVMMLPVGLAVVSKMEEEFGKERSHPLTLALMLGIAYGCTIGGVSTLVGTPPNLAFIRIIQELFPEAPPITFGNWIIMGVPYSIVLLLTTWFLLTHVLCRFDKSLRLDRSIIRSELKQLGPMRFEEKAVLVVFACTVFLWTFRRDLDLGIFTLPGWSSLWAGFDRIDDGTIAIAMALVLFLVPARQREKANRILDTDVFGRLPWGIILLFGGGFALASGFASSGLSLHIGESFRALGNIPIPILLLVICLSVTFLTELTSNVATITMLLPILVSWAASMGVHPLLFAIPATISASMAFMMPVATPPNAVVFGSQRIRIIEMARTGIVLNLFAVGLTLLAVYIFFPAVTGAAFGDFPSWAK from the coding sequence ATGTCGAATTTGCCATGGAAACGAATCGGTCTGGTGTTGGCCCTCACGGTGTTTGCGGGGCTTTTCCTATTTTATAATCCGGTTCCGGATCGCCCCGAAGTGGGAAAAATGGCGGCTATTGCCGCCTTCATGGCAATCCTCTGGATTACCGAGGCCATTCCCCTCGCAGCCACCGCATTGATGCCGATTGTCCTCTTTCCGCTCGCTGGAATTCTCGACAGCGGTTCGATCGCCAAGGACTACGTGAATTCCATTATATTCCTCTTCATTGGTGGCTTTCTTATTGCCCTCTCAATGGAGCGCTGGAACCTCCACCGGCGGATTGCCCTCAATATTATCTACGTTATCGGACGGCGGGCGGACTTGCTGATTCTCGGCTTCATGGTCGCCTGTGGATTCCTTTCGATGTGGATATCCAACACCGCCACCGCCGTGATGATGTTGCCTGTGGGGCTGGCAGTGGTCTCCAAGATGGAAGAGGAGTTCGGGAAGGAACGGTCGCATCCACTCACCCTCGCCTTGATGCTGGGCATTGCCTACGGGTGTACGATCGGCGGGGTCTCCACGCTGGTCGGAACACCCCCAAACCTGGCCTTCATCCGGATAATCCAGGAACTGTTCCCGGAGGCACCGCCCATCACGTTTGGAAACTGGATCATAATGGGCGTTCCCTATTCAATTGTCCTCTTGCTCACGACATGGTTCCTCCTCACGCACGTGCTTTGCCGTTTTGACAAATCCCTGCGACTGGACCGCTCCATCATCCGGTCTGAACTGAAGCAGCTCGGCCCCATGCGCTTTGAGGAAAAAGCTGTTTTAGTGGTTTTTGCCTGCACCGTGTTTCTCTGGACCTTTCGCCGCGATCTGGACCTCGGCATCTTCACTTTACCCGGTTGGTCCAGCCTGTGGGCTGGCTTTGACCGGATTGACGACGGGACCATTGCCATTGCCATGGCCCTGGTCCTGTTCCTGGTCCCCGCCCGCCAACGTGAAAAGGCCAACCGAATCCTCGATACCGATGTTTTTGGCCGGCTCCCATGGGGCATTATCCTCCTCTTCGGGGGGGGCTTCGCGCTTGCCTCCGGATTTGCCTCAAGCGGGCTGTCCCTGCATATCGGTGAATCCTTCCGCGCCCTCGGGAATATTCCCATTCCCATCCTCCTGCTGGTCATCTGCCTCAGCGTCACCTTTCTCACGGAACTCACCTCCAATGTGGCTACCATTACCATGCTCCTGCCCATCCTCGTCTCATGGGCCGCCAGTATGGGCGTGCATCCACTCCTCTTCGCCATCCCCGCCACCATTTCGGCCTCCATGGCCTTCATGATGCCGGTTGCCACGCCCCCCAATGCCGTTGTCTTCGGCAGCCAGCGGATCCGCATCATTGAAATGGCGCGAACCGGTATTGTCCTCAACCTCTTTGCCGTCGGCCTCACCCTCCTCGCCGTCTACATCTTCTTCCCCGCTGTCACCGGTGCCGCCTTTGGCGATTTTCCCAGCTGGGCCAAGTAA
- a CDS encoding M20 family metallopeptidase, which translates to MKFDLKAFEEELKFLVNIDSGSTVIDGVNRVSDWFEDRFKQLGWQTRFVAYQPDHYGKTLFTWNGDANDLDLLIISHVDTVFPDKTAEARPFSIKDKRYMGPGVADMKAGCLMALHSIEQLEHEKRLNGNIGIIFNGEHELSCPTIRPFLEEKSKQAKVVVTTEPARADGSCVRQRKGILRYTIQFHGKSAHSGVDPENGNCAVTEMARMILRLRELDDPKRGINLNPGIVKGGVSINAVPDFAECRLDVRVVHMEDAVRLAKTIEEMGQAPTDPKVTIDVSGGITRPPMRPTARGDELIESMNEIGKKYGVQLKWTFSGGGSDASYASAFNIPTLCGLGPVGGGYHTDREYLEMAELNERMSIFRDFVEAIGNRQT; encoded by the coding sequence ATGAAGTTTGATCTGAAAGCATTTGAAGAAGAACTGAAGTTCCTTGTGAATATAGATTCCGGCTCAACGGTCATTGATGGCGTGAACCGGGTTTCTGACTGGTTTGAAGACCGGTTTAAACAACTTGGATGGCAGACGCGCTTTGTCGCGTATCAGCCAGATCACTACGGCAAAACCTTGTTCACATGGAATGGCGATGCAAATGATCTCGACCTGTTGATTATTTCCCACGTCGATACTGTCTTTCCTGACAAAACCGCTGAGGCTCGGCCCTTCTCAATAAAGGACAAGCGTTACATGGGACCCGGAGTGGCCGACATGAAGGCGGGATGCCTGATGGCGTTGCATTCCATTGAACAGCTTGAACACGAGAAAAGGCTGAATGGAAATATTGGGATTATTTTTAACGGGGAACACGAACTCAGCTGCCCGACAATTCGGCCGTTTCTGGAAGAGAAATCCAAGCAGGCAAAGGTAGTGGTGACGACTGAGCCAGCACGAGCGGACGGCTCCTGTGTTCGACAGCGTAAGGGAATTCTCCGTTACACCATTCAATTTCACGGAAAGAGCGCGCACTCGGGTGTGGATCCTGAAAACGGAAACTGCGCTGTCACAGAAATGGCGCGCATGATCTTAAGGCTGCGGGAGCTGGATGACCCAAAGCGGGGAATCAATCTGAACCCGGGTATTGTCAAGGGTGGCGTCTCCATTAACGCTGTTCCAGATTTTGCTGAATGCCGTTTGGATGTGCGGGTGGTTCACATGGAGGATGCTGTTCGACTTGCGAAAACTATTGAAGAAATGGGACAGGCTCCAACGGATCCAAAGGTTACCATTGATGTGTCGGGCGGAATCACCCGGCCCCCGATGCGGCCCACCGCACGGGGAGATGAACTTATCGAATCCATGAACGAGATCGGGAAAAAATACGGCGTTCAACTCAAATGGACATTCTCGGGTGGAGGATCGGATGCATCATATGCAAGCGCATTCAACATTCCTACCCTATGTGGTTTGGGGCCTGTGGGCGGCGGCTATCATACGGATCGCGAGTACTTGGAGATGGCTGAGCTGAACGAGCGTATGTCCATCTTCAGGGATTTTGTCGAAGCAATCGGAAACAGACAAACCTGA
- a CDS encoding TonB-dependent receptor plug domain-containing protein — protein sequence MKKTPLTGSASNWLPLRTIIVSGLCGLLLPFNAASGQAEEDEDVFELEPVTVLGSAITRFDQESGLPVSILEMNEIESDGFISPGEIFSELVFTGSPEFNETEDGPNDARGDVTSINLRGAGPGQTLVLMNGRRLAPHPLNQTVGQAPSVLVNANVMPAGLIERIDVLRDGASAIYGTDASAGVVNTVLDTNFLGNEVRLRYGQDGSGDYTEQLYTYTGGFDFNEGKTNLSLFLSYFERDPIIATDRWYARAGDKRPLVDENWRGDVSIINVSSGSVYARFETDLPGSRDELSQNGVEITDGTGEFHINAPGLPGTTAVLADGTNIDDDALPRDERYDFAPWRTLTSEVERTNFFATLHHEFSDTLKLFAEIGYYHADTWQQRAPVVIGTSDDIVIPAQNYYNPFGPVTFADGRTNPNRLSGITLQNGDPLPDEGIGIVLEGWRTEWAGPRLVDVETDSYLYTIGLKGKAYDNWYWETGIRYNLNEATDTSSNRLSKTGLSGALADDTPAALNVFSGPGANNREDFEDLIIQVSRTAETELLSYDLRANNPEVTELFGNPVGIALGIEAREETYMDDRDPRIDGTIRFDDSFQGTSDIIGVSPTEDTDSDREVIGAYAELLVPIVGEANRTPLFHRLEVQLAGRWEDYSDFGDLTKPKVGVMWYLSPDLLLRTSQAQGFTAPNLSILTKPIQRFNTGILDDYRLQWDPDNAANDGSEQLADLRGGNFGLGPEESKTKTFGIVWRVPYIEGLTLTADYWEIEITDRIGTIGTADIIDADQDILDALSANPADYSPGDVVIGDPRVERDPITQEQIDLATGLGYAPAGAISRVINPFVNEAAREISGWDFGLEYAFPETSFGRFRLTAEGSYLESFDDIEVAGDSPVSQIKDEINPRFRGKSTLSWRKDNWSASVTVNYISETVDNDVDGDDGREWVIDDYMRTSIRMGYRFNDGSLDGLAVSFGIRNLFDEDPSFNPDESFGYEPSLHSNRERYYYLDLKYSF from the coding sequence ATGAAAAAGACACCCTTAACCGGGAGCGCATCCAACTGGTTGCCGCTTCGCACTATAATAGTAAGCGGGCTCTGTGGTCTGCTGCTTCCCTTCAACGCCGCCAGCGGCCAAGCAGAAGAGGATGAAGATGTATTCGAGCTCGAGCCAGTGACTGTATTGGGCTCCGCGATTACACGGTTTGACCAGGAATCAGGACTTCCCGTTTCCATTTTGGAAATGAATGAGATTGAGTCCGATGGATTCATTTCCCCGGGGGAGATATTTTCAGAACTTGTTTTTACTGGATCCCCGGAATTCAACGAGACGGAGGACGGTCCCAATGACGCCCGTGGCGATGTCACCTCGATCAACCTGCGCGGCGCCGGCCCGGGACAGACCCTCGTCCTCATGAATGGCCGTCGCCTGGCACCGCACCCGCTCAACCAAACGGTGGGTCAGGCACCCAGCGTGCTGGTCAACGCAAACGTGATGCCGGCAGGGCTGATTGAGCGGATTGACGTTCTCCGTGACGGTGCTTCCGCCATTTATGGTACGGACGCCTCAGCCGGGGTGGTCAATACGGTTCTTGATACCAACTTTCTCGGCAATGAAGTCCGGCTCCGCTATGGACAGGACGGTAGCGGGGACTACACCGAGCAGCTCTACACCTATACCGGTGGATTCGACTTCAATGAAGGGAAGACCAACCTGTCATTGTTTCTCAGCTACTTTGAGCGGGATCCAATTATCGCGACGGATCGATGGTACGCCCGCGCTGGCGACAAGCGGCCTTTGGTCGATGAAAACTGGCGAGGCGATGTGTCCATCATCAATGTCAGCTCAGGTAGTGTGTATGCACGCTTTGAGACAGACCTTCCCGGCAGCCGGGATGAACTCTCACAAAACGGGGTCGAAATTACTGACGGCACCGGCGAATTCCACATCAATGCACCGGGACTTCCGGGAACCACAGCCGTGCTGGCTGATGGAACCAACATTGACGACGATGCCCTGCCCCGCGACGAGCGATATGACTTTGCTCCCTGGCGGACGCTTACCTCAGAGGTGGAGCGGACTAACTTTTTCGCCACCCTTCACCATGAGTTTTCCGATACATTGAAGCTCTTTGCAGAGATTGGGTATTACCATGCTGATACGTGGCAGCAGCGTGCCCCCGTGGTCATTGGCACCAGTGACGACATCGTCATTCCGGCACAGAATTACTACAATCCATTCGGGCCGGTAACCTTTGCCGACGGACGTACTAATCCGAACCGCCTTTCGGGAATCACCTTGCAAAACGGCGACCCGCTCCCGGATGAAGGAATTGGGATTGTCCTCGAAGGCTGGCGGACAGAATGGGCCGGACCCAGACTGGTCGATGTCGAGACAGACAGCTACCTCTACACGATCGGGTTGAAAGGTAAGGCATACGACAACTGGTACTGGGAAACCGGTATCCGCTACAACTTGAACGAAGCCACCGACACCTCCTCCAACCGCTTGTCGAAGACCGGACTGTCAGGAGCCCTTGCGGATGACACACCTGCAGCCCTGAATGTCTTTTCGGGACCGGGGGCAAATAACCGGGAGGATTTTGAGGATCTCATCATTCAAGTATCGCGGACAGCAGAAACAGAATTGCTGAGCTACGACCTGCGGGCCAACAACCCCGAGGTGACCGAACTCTTTGGCAACCCGGTCGGTATTGCCCTTGGGATTGAAGCCCGTGAAGAAACTTACATGGACGACCGCGATCCGCGAATCGACGGGACAATCCGCTTTGACGACTCCTTCCAGGGCACTTCCGATATCATTGGTGTCAGCCCGACAGAGGATACGGACTCTGATCGCGAAGTTATCGGCGCTTATGCTGAGCTTCTGGTCCCCATTGTCGGTGAGGCAAACAGGACGCCCCTCTTCCATCGCCTCGAAGTGCAACTTGCCGGCCGCTGGGAAGACTACAGCGACTTTGGCGACCTGACTAAACCCAAAGTTGGGGTCATGTGGTACCTCAGCCCGGATCTGCTCCTGCGCACAAGCCAGGCACAAGGCTTTACCGCGCCGAACTTGTCCATCCTGACAAAGCCGATCCAGCGCTTCAACACCGGTATCCTTGACGACTACCGGCTCCAGTGGGATCCGGATAACGCTGCCAACGACGGATCGGAACAACTGGCTGACCTTCGGGGTGGAAACTTTGGTCTGGGACCGGAAGAATCCAAAACCAAGACATTTGGTATTGTCTGGCGTGTACCCTACATCGAGGGCCTTACATTGACGGCCGATTATTGGGAAATTGAGATCACAGACCGTATCGGGACTATCGGGACAGCTGACATCATCGATGCTGACCAGGACATCCTTGATGCCCTCTCCGCCAACCCGGCAGATTATTCCCCCGGTGATGTCGTCATCGGTGATCCGCGCGTTGAGCGTGATCCCATCACACAGGAGCAAATCGACCTTGCAACAGGCCTTGGATATGCACCGGCTGGTGCGATCTCGCGGGTTATCAACCCCTTCGTCAATGAAGCGGCGCGGGAGATTTCCGGCTGGGATTTCGGCTTGGAATACGCCTTCCCGGAAACGTCCTTTGGTCGCTTCCGCCTGACGGCTGAGGGAAGTTACCTTGAATCCTTCGATGACATTGAAGTTGCAGGGGACAGCCCGGTTAGCCAGATCAAGGACGAGATCAACCCGCGCTTCCGCGGCAAGTCCACCCTTAGCTGGCGCAAAGACAACTGGTCAGCCAGCGTCACCGTCAATTACATCAGTGAGACAGTTGATAACGATGTGGATGGCGATGATGGACGCGAGTGGGTGATCGACGATTACATGCGCACCAGCATTCGCATGGGCTACCGCTTCAACGACGGATCGCTGGACGGCCTGGCCGTTTCCTTCGGTATCCGAAACCTCTTCGACGAGGATCCATCCTTCAATCCGGATGAGTCCTTTGGTTATGAACCGTCCCTGCACAGCAACCGGGAACGGTATTACTATCTTGACCTGAAGTACTCCTTCTAA
- the ggt gene encoding gamma-glutamyltransferase, with product MKQGEFIRVRAVHLICAVCLIVSTAGCASTESIVPVMGDQGMVVAGHPEAAEIGLSVLKSGGNAMDAAVAASFALGVAEPYGSGIGGKCVIVYFEAESGETWFFEGLDESGAELDVEAFVEAGSDARAEGALGVGVPGLVATMEAAHEKLGSRPWAELLEPSIRLARDGFTVVPGMKVFFERRIERIQSHPECARLYMPGGAVPEEGTRLPNPDLATTMEHIAAKGRQGFYEGRVAELIVNELQSKGSSLTLSDFKHYKAQVSKPLTADWEGYELMTATPPVSGGATVLLALKVLEGHSWPDSEPFRTANNIDHWGRAMRHVYPVIQDTIADVPEAMDSWEKLVDPEAVAQLRKAALKTDLAGISEQDGLEAAEPLASGPGGWTTHFVVADSKGNVASVTQSLSHHFGSGVIAPGTGVILNNSLNNFSTFNPEGVNYAAPQKRARSTIAPMIVLKDGRPVLAIGLPGGQRIPTTLIQVLIDHLQFGSGLGEAISSPRFHLLRSWSAEPDSDLFQMEKDTSLELSTHLREKGWQVEVSDDTEFFGGVTGLEISGEGKLTGWADYRRTNHAVGY from the coding sequence ATGAAGCAGGGAGAATTTATCCGAGTACGGGCTGTTCACCTGATCTGTGCAGTATGCCTCATTGTCTCAACGGCCGGATGTGCTTCCACCGAATCAATTGTCCCGGTGATGGGCGATCAGGGGATGGTTGTTGCCGGCCATCCCGAGGCAGCTGAGATTGGGCTCTCGGTACTAAAGTCGGGTGGTAACGCAATGGATGCGGCGGTCGCTGCCTCTTTCGCACTGGGCGTCGCGGAGCCCTACGGATCCGGGATTGGCGGAAAGTGTGTCATTGTTTATTTCGAGGCCGAAAGCGGAGAGACCTGGTTTTTTGAGGGTCTGGACGAATCCGGAGCGGAACTGGATGTGGAGGCCTTTGTGGAAGCCGGCTCAGACGCGCGGGCAGAAGGTGCCTTGGGAGTGGGCGTGCCCGGTCTGGTCGCGACGATGGAGGCAGCCCATGAAAAGCTGGGAAGTCGTCCGTGGGCGGAATTGCTCGAGCCGTCAATCCGTTTGGCACGGGACGGGTTTACGGTGGTTCCCGGAATGAAAGTCTTTTTCGAGCGACGCATTGAGCGAATTCAGTCACATCCGGAATGTGCGCGCCTGTACATGCCTGGTGGGGCTGTGCCGGAGGAGGGGACTCGCCTTCCCAATCCCGATTTGGCCACTACGATGGAGCACATCGCGGCCAAGGGCCGTCAGGGATTTTATGAGGGAAGGGTTGCGGAGTTGATAGTGAATGAGCTGCAATCGAAAGGAAGCTCACTCACTTTGTCCGATTTTAAACACTACAAAGCCCAGGTCTCCAAGCCCTTGACGGCCGACTGGGAAGGCTACGAGTTGATGACCGCCACGCCCCCGGTCTCGGGCGGAGCCACTGTCCTGCTTGCCTTGAAAGTTCTGGAGGGGCACTCATGGCCGGATAGTGAACCCTTCCGTACGGCTAACAATATCGACCATTGGGGCCGGGCCATGCGACATGTGTATCCAGTTATTCAGGACACTATTGCCGATGTCCCGGAGGCGATGGATTCGTGGGAAAAACTGGTTGATCCGGAAGCGGTCGCCCAATTGCGCAAGGCAGCATTGAAAACGGATTTGGCAGGGATATCTGAACAAGACGGCCTTGAAGCGGCTGAGCCGCTCGCCAGCGGCCCGGGCGGCTGGACCACACACTTTGTGGTTGCTGACAGCAAGGGCAATGTGGCCTCTGTGACGCAATCCCTCAGCCACCACTTTGGGTCCGGTGTCATTGCGCCCGGCACAGGGGTCATCCTCAACAACTCCCTGAATAATTTCAGCACCTTCAATCCGGAAGGGGTGAATTATGCCGCCCCACAGAAACGTGCCCGAAGCACAATTGCGCCGATGATTGTTTTAAAGGATGGCCGGCCGGTCCTGGCGATCGGCCTGCCTGGTGGACAACGAATCCCGACCACGCTCATTCAAGTCCTTATTGATCATTTGCAATTCGGAAGCGGGTTGGGGGAGGCGATTAGTTCCCCGCGCTTCCACCTCTTGAGGAGCTGGTCCGCTGAACCGGATTCGGACCTTTTCCAGATGGAGAAAGACACCTCTCTGGAGCTATCCACTCATCTCCGTGAAAAGGGTTGGCAGGTTGAAGTTTCGGACGACACCGAATTCTTTGGCGGCGTGACCGGTCTGGAAATTTCCGGGGAGGGCAAACTAACCGGCTGGGCGGATTACCGCCGTACCAATCACGCGGTGGGGTATTGA